The Acidimicrobiales bacterium genome contains a region encoding:
- the cutA gene encoding divalent-cation tolerance protein CutA → MDDARHYQVLTAAGSEDEAAAIADALLDRRLAACVQVLGPVRSRYRWAGRVESADEWLLLAKTTAAAVGEAMAEIGRRHSYETPEVTATPIVAGSAGYLRWIDAEVAGPTAP, encoded by the coding sequence ATGGACGACGCGAGGCACTACCAGGTCCTGACGGCGGCAGGGAGCGAGGACGAGGCGGCGGCCATCGCCGACGCCCTCCTCGACCGCCGGCTGGCCGCCTGCGTGCAGGTCCTCGGGCCGGTCCGCAGCCGGTACCGTTGGGCGGGGCGGGTCGAGTCGGCCGACGAGTGGCTGCTGCTGGCCAAGACCACGGCTGCCGCCGTCGGCGAGGCGATGGCCGAGATCGGGCGGCGCCACAGCTACGAGACGCCCGAGGTGACCGCCACGCCGATCGTGGCGGGCAGCGCCGGCTACCTGCGGTGGATCGACGCCGAGGTCGCCGGCCCGACGGCCCCGTAG
- the selD gene encoding selenide, water dikinase SelD, with product MTVTELKLTEWTSCGGCAAKWGAAPLNALVRQLACASSDLLVGLAPFDDAAVYRLTEDLALVSTTDFFPPLVDDPADFGAVAAANACSDVFAMGARVVLALNISAFPERMPVEAVAAILGAAGEVVGQAGGVVAGGHTIRSEEPIFGLAVQGLVHPDRVWTKAGARPGDVLVLSKPLGTGIVLAGGSPEDKTAAIARMRVLNRAAAEALLVLDEPPHAVTDVTGFGLLGHSWEMAERSGAVVRIDSAALPLYEGALQAAEAGVRTGGDARNRSHLERIVTSTAGPALEALAYDPQTSGGLLAAVPAAAAGRLADAGFVAIGEVADGEASVTLS from the coding sequence ATGACCGTGACCGAGCTGAAGCTGACCGAGTGGACGTCGTGCGGGGGATGCGCGGCGAAGTGGGGCGCGGCGCCCCTGAACGCCCTCGTGCGCCAGCTCGCCTGCGCGTCGTCGGACCTGCTCGTCGGCCTGGCGCCGTTCGACGACGCCGCCGTGTACCGGCTGACCGAGGACCTGGCCCTGGTGTCGACCACCGACTTCTTCCCGCCGCTGGTCGACGACCCGGCCGACTTCGGCGCCGTAGCCGCCGCCAACGCGTGCAGCGACGTGTTCGCCATGGGGGCCCGGGTCGTCCTGGCCCTCAACATCTCGGCCTTCCCCGAGCGCATGCCGGTGGAGGCGGTGGCCGCCATCCTCGGCGCCGCCGGCGAGGTGGTCGGCCAGGCCGGCGGCGTGGTCGCCGGCGGCCACACCATCCGCTCCGAGGAGCCGATCTTCGGCCTGGCCGTGCAGGGCCTGGTGCACCCCGACCGGGTCTGGACGAAGGCGGGGGCCCGGCCGGGCGACGTGCTGGTGCTCTCCAAGCCCCTCGGCACCGGCATCGTGCTGGCGGGGGGCTCGCCCGAGGACAAGACGGCGGCCATCGCCCGCATGCGGGTGCTGAACCGGGCGGCCGCCGAGGCGCTCCTGGTCCTCGACGAGCCTCCGCACGCCGTCACCGACGTCACCGGGTTCGGCCTCCTCGGCCACTCGTGGGAGATGGCGGAGCGGTCGGGCGCCGTCGTCCGCATCGACTCCGCCGCCCTGCCGCTCTACGAGGGCGCCCTCCAGGCGGCCGAGGCGGGCGTCCGCACGGGCGGCGACGCCCGCAACCGGTCGCACCTCGAGCGCATCGTCACGTCCACCGCCGGTCCGGCCCTCGAGGCGCTGGCGTACGACCCCCAGACGTCGGGCGGCCTGCTGGCGGCGGTGCCGGCGGCCGCCGCCGGGCGCCTGGCCGACGCCGGCTTCGTCGCCATCGGCGAGGTCGCCGACGGCGAAGCGTCCGTGACGCTGAGTTGA
- a CDS encoding ribonuclease HII — MATAGHQLRPSLRPAAPTLARERALWADGHDVVVGVDEVGRGAWAGPISVGAAVAPTDRRVYKVRDSKMLTEPEREHLYDRVASWCRAWAVGHASQEECDRLGMSEAQRLAARRALAGLGVRPTHVLVDGRWDFVGLGPSATTRIVKGDATCLSISAAALLAKVTRDRLMRGEAPHFPGYDFDLNKGYPCPRHKAALKAWGPTAIHRRTWVFMDHLPWGPQRPAPPTQPEILEETP, encoded by the coding sequence GTGGCGACCGCCGGCCATCAGCTGCGCCCCTCCCTTCGTCCCGCGGCGCCGACGCTGGCCCGCGAGCGGGCGCTGTGGGCGGACGGGCACGACGTGGTGGTCGGCGTGGACGAGGTCGGGCGGGGCGCCTGGGCGGGCCCCATCAGCGTCGGCGCCGCCGTGGCGCCCACCGACCGGCGGGTCTACAAGGTGCGGGACTCCAAGATGCTCACCGAGCCGGAGCGTGAGCACCTGTACGACCGGGTGGCGTCGTGGTGCCGGGCGTGGGCCGTCGGCCACGCCTCCCAGGAGGAGTGCGACCGGCTCGGCATGTCGGAGGCGCAGCGGCTGGCGGCCCGCCGGGCCCTCGCCGGCCTCGGCGTCCGACCGACGCACGTGCTCGTCGACGGCCGCTGGGACTTCGTCGGCCTGGGCCCGTCGGCCACGACGCGTATCGTGAAGGGCGACGCCACGTGCCTGTCCATCTCGGCCGCCGCCCTGCTGGCCAAGGTCACCCGAGACCGCCTCATGCGGGGCGAGGCGCCCCACTTCCCGGGGTACGACTTCGACCTCAACAAGGGGTACCCGTGCCCCCGCCACAAGGCCGCCCTCAAGGCATGGGGGCCGACCGCCATCCACCGCCGGACCTGGGTCTTCATGGACCATCTCCCATGGGGGCCCCAGCGGCCGGCTCCGCCCACCCAGCCGGAGATCCTGGAGGAGACGCCATGA
- a CDS encoding transporter substrate-binding domain-containing protein — translation MTIRPVRSRLLVLVAALALLGAACGDDDDVETSATSTTAAGGATPGENLDLVSEGRLTACTDIPYAPFEFEQDGKFDGIDIELVRAVAGRLGLTAEFKDVDFESIFAALNAGECDIVASSVSITPERLETLDFSEGYYEINQSLLVRKGEEATLGDLDKLAGRTIGVQSETTGAAYARANAEGATIREFTGADELFTALRARQVDAALQDLPVNSYNAKTTGETVVAKVFTEAEKEQYGFAMKKGSAELKAAIDDALEQVKADDTYPTILRRFLGDTAGAV, via the coding sequence ATGACCATCCGTCCCGTCCGCTCCCGCCTGCTCGTGCTGGTCGCCGCCCTGGCGCTGCTGGGCGCCGCCTGCGGCGACGACGACGACGTGGAGACCAGCGCCACGTCGACCACGGCGGCCGGGGGCGCCACGCCGGGCGAGAACCTCGACCTGGTGTCGGAGGGCAGGCTCACCGCCTGCACGGACATCCCGTACGCCCCCTTCGAGTTCGAGCAGGACGGGAAGTTCGACGGCATCGACATCGAGCTGGTCCGGGCCGTGGCCGGGCGGCTGGGCCTCACGGCCGAGTTCAAGGACGTGGACTTCGAGTCGATCTTCGCCGCGCTGAACGCCGGGGAGTGCGACATCGTCGCCTCCTCGGTGAGCATCACCCCCGAGCGCCTGGAGACGCTCGACTTCTCGGAGGGCTACTACGAGATCAACCAGTCCCTGCTGGTGCGCAAGGGCGAGGAGGCGACGCTCGGCGACCTCGACAAGCTCGCCGGCCGGACCATCGGCGTGCAGTCGGAGACGACGGGCGCCGCCTACGCCCGGGCCAACGCCGAGGGGGCGACGATCCGCGAGTTCACCGGCGCCGATGAGCTGTTCACGGCGCTGAGGGCCAGGCAGGTCGACGCCGCCCTCCAGGACCTCCCGGTCAACTCGTACAACGCCAAGACGACGGGCGAGACGGTCGTGGCCAAGGTGTTCACCGAGGCCGAGAAGGAGCAGTACGGCTTCGCCATGAAGAAGGGCAGCGCCGAGCTGAAGGCGGCGATCGACGACGCCCTGGAGCAGGTGAAGGCGGACGACACGTACCCGACGATCCTGCGCCGGTTCCTGGGCGACACCGCCGGGGCCGTCTAG
- a CDS encoding amino acid ABC transporter permease — MDRLLDEFFDLDVIADLFPGLVTEAMKNTLVFTVLGFSGGLALGLVLALMRISRTRWLRWPAATVVDVFRGLPALLVIVFIGFGVPIAFPGLEYPFRKYTPGCMALALVAGAYIAETVRAGIEGVPRGQMEAARSLGMRYRTAMRRVVLPQAFRLVIPPLTNELALLFKDTSLLAVLGTEAGGKEILKYVRDAVNRTGDTSPLVAGGLAYLVITLPLLRAVAVLEGRARASR; from the coding sequence GTGGACCGCCTGCTCGACGAGTTCTTCGACCTCGACGTCATCGCCGACCTGTTCCCGGGACTCGTCACCGAGGCCATGAAGAACACGCTCGTGTTCACCGTGCTGGGGTTCTCGGGCGGGCTGGCGCTCGGCCTGGTGCTCGCCCTCATGCGCATCAGCCGCACCCGGTGGCTGCGGTGGCCGGCGGCCACCGTCGTCGACGTGTTCCGCGGGCTCCCCGCCCTGCTGGTCATCGTGTTCATCGGCTTCGGCGTCCCGATCGCCTTCCCCGGGCTGGAGTACCCGTTCCGGAAGTACACGCCCGGGTGCATGGCGCTCGCCCTCGTGGCCGGCGCCTACATCGCCGAGACGGTGCGGGCCGGCATCGAGGGCGTCCCCAGGGGCCAGATGGAGGCGGCCCGCTCGCTCGGCATGAGGTACCGGACGGCCATGCGGCGGGTGGTGCTGCCCCAGGCCTTCCGGCTGGTGATCCCGCCCCTCACCAACGAGCTGGCCCTGCTGTTCAAGGACACCTCGCTGCTGGCCGTGCTCGGCACCGAGGCGGGCGGCAAGGAGATCCTCAAGTACGTCCGCGACGCCGTGAACCGCACGGGCGACACGTCGCCCCTCGTCGCCGGCGGCCTCGCCTACCTCGTCATCACCCTCCCGCTGCTGCGGGCCGTCGCCGTGCTCGAAGGGCGCGCCCGGGCGTCGCGATGA
- a CDS encoding amino acid ABC transporter ATP-binding protein yields MSDPTIVVEGLVKRFGDTEVLKGIDLEVANREVVCVIGPSGSGKSTLLRCINRLEEPTAGRIVVDGVEVTDPRVDLDRVRTSMGMVFQQFNLFPHKTALGNVTLALRTVLKLDRRAADERGRAMLERVGLAARADAYPSRLSGGQQQRVAIARALAMEPTVMLFDEVTSALDPELVGEVLGVMRDLAEGGMTMVVVTHEMGFARTVADRVVFVDEGVIVEQGPPVEVIGNPRQARTRAFLSKVL; encoded by the coding sequence ATGAGCGATCCCACCATCGTCGTCGAGGGCCTCGTGAAGCGCTTCGGCGACACCGAGGTGCTGAAGGGCATCGACCTGGAGGTCGCCAACCGCGAGGTCGTGTGCGTCATCGGTCCGTCCGGCTCGGGGAAGTCCACGCTGCTGCGTTGCATCAACCGGCTGGAGGAGCCCACCGCCGGGCGGATCGTGGTCGACGGCGTGGAGGTCACCGACCCCCGGGTCGACCTCGACCGGGTGCGGACGTCGATGGGCATGGTGTTCCAGCAGTTCAACCTGTTCCCGCACAAGACGGCGCTCGGCAACGTCACCCTGGCCCTGCGGACGGTGCTGAAGCTGGACCGGCGGGCGGCCGACGAGCGGGGGAGGGCGATGCTCGAGCGGGTCGGCCTGGCGGCCCGGGCCGACGCCTACCCGTCCCGGCTCTCGGGCGGCCAGCAGCAGCGGGTGGCGATCGCCCGGGCCCTCGCCATGGAGCCCACCGTCATGCTGTTCGACGAGGTCACGTCGGCCCTGGACCCCGAGCTGGTCGGCGAGGTGCTGGGCGTGATGCGGGACCTGGCCGAGGGCGGGATGACCATGGTGGTGGTCACCCACGAGATGGGCTTCGCCCGCACGGTCGCCGACCGGGTCGTCTTCGTCGACGAGGGCGTGATCGTGGAGCAGGGCCCACCCGTCGAGGTCATCGGCAACCCGCGGCAGGCCCGCACCCGGGCCTTCCTCTCCAAGGTCCTCTGA